TTTGCTGCCTGCGAAGAAGCTGCCTATATGACGGGCAGTGTTATCGTAATTGATGGTGGCATGACAATGTAATATTAAGGGAGAAAGGAGTGCTGAAGCTAGATGAGTGTAAGCTTTAACCTAGCCAACAATACGGCAGTTATTACCGGTGGTGCAGGGATCTTATGCAGTGTCATGGCTAGAGAACTGGCCAACAAAGGTGTCAA
The Clostridia bacterium genome window above contains:
- a CDS encoding D-mannonate oxidoreductase (Converts D-mannonate to D-mannuronate) — translated: MSVSFNLANNTAVITGGAGILCSVMARELANKGV